TTCCGTGTGTTCGACTGACGTTGTCGAGGAGTACGCCGCGGAGACGTGTGTGAGACCGTCCGGTGTTTCCCCGATAAGGGAGCGTTTGAAGTGATCCGCAGCCAATGGCGAGGTATGACGACGGGTCGGTGTCGGGTCATGACGTTCAACGTCCGCTACGACACTGCGGCCGACGGGGCGAACGCCTGGGAACACCGTCGAGCGATGGTCGCGAGCGTCGTCCGGTTTCACGCACCCGACATCGTCGGCCTGCAGGAGCCGCTGGCACACCAGTACGACTACCTCCGCGAGCGCCTTCCGGCGTACGCGTGGGAAGCGGCGGGACGGATCGACGGCGACGCCGAGGGGGAGCACTGTCCGCTCGGGCGGCGGCACGAGCGGGTGTCGGCCGAAGAACACGGCACCGTGTGGCTCTCCGAGACCCCCGACGTGCCGGGGAGTTCCTACCCGAGCGCCGGCAAGCCCCGGCTCGTGACGTGGTCGCGACTGCGGATCGACGGGGTCGAAGCAGTCGTCTGCAACACCCACTTCGACCACGAGAGCGATCGGGCCCGCGTGCGAAGCGCCCGACAGCTCAGGACCCTGGTTGGTCACCTCGGCGGCGCGGGTGAGGACGGGAGCCCGTCCCTCCCGGTGGTGGTGCTCGGCGACTTCAACTGCACGCCCGGCTCCGAGCCGTACCGCGTCCTGACCGAGCGGGACGGCGTTCGGGGACTACCACT
This Salinigranum marinum DNA region includes the following protein-coding sequences:
- a CDS encoding endonuclease/exonuclease/phosphatase family protein, whose amino-acid sequence is MTFNVRYDTAADGANAWEHRRAMVASVVRFHAPDIVGLQEPLAHQYDYLRERLPAYAWEAAGRIDGDAEGEHCPLGRRHERVSAEEHGTVWLSETPDVPGSSYPSAGKPRLVTWSRLRIDGVEAVVCNTHFDHESDRARVRSARQLRTLVGHLGGAGEDGSPSLPVVVLGDFNCTPGSEPYRVLTERDGVRGLPLTDAMSVSDHPHHGPTKTFERFDGAPDRKIDHVFVTGDIAVRQHGVLADHWDGRPPSDHLPVVAELVL